A stretch of the Alosa alosa isolate M-15738 ecotype Scorff River chromosome 16, AALO_Geno_1.1, whole genome shotgun sequence genome encodes the following:
- the znf438 gene encoding zinc finger protein 438: protein MKSQEVKTPNSVKSLKMPGDMRPVTPMKSLQFRSIAPKAPPPPPPLVSDAPKPSGAPMLVPTQNYALMQVAGREGTFSWCRCQPLPPLSPPQQPISKSLKLPIPRYQPMRSKGTPEKAGNSKTSGSPAKVAMTPARSVAAASAIQSKASEVANTPTEPANEPLVFAGEAGLVGKAGPILGSLAPKPTAVAMPTPELTPPTCQVKPEKVTQPITVLSPALFGKAVQLVTPSPSGKLPILPYSRVRDSLLASPPPAPPPPPPSLTNQNTPMISQTTPPQLTPPSAKREAAGRPEKPSPSASAAPGSRKYRSIRPKPAPGAALPLQLSSSSSSSSSSSTSPSPPLQTPLSLPLHPCPTCGRCFQHKHHLTAHLTTSHLLLANRGKAAAASTAAPAATEAGLELERGHARPVRRVRCGPLGSTRVRPRPLLRCLFCQKAFSYVGVFFSHLRELHRVILTVEPSIAQHEEHTPGTELCEEDMEDPVELQIKCGRCQAVTPTFSDMQLHLLYVHGQSAGPGPSGGGPTGGGGSDGRTVEEELVKHAAHYWRQLNERRALRRCGRCQEVFLSASRLKRHACGRRPGGAASAGLRTGRGVHCFLCSVVLDSKQEVLEHWRGRHYCENPPLLWDALNEGVETDGRSVS, encoded by the exons ATGAAGAGCCAGGAAGTCAAGACCCCTAACTCAGTCAAGTCACTCA aGATGCCAG gtgACATGAGACCGGTCACTCCCATGAAGAGCCTCCAGTTCCGCAGCATCGCCCCCAAagctcccccccctcccccaccactgGTGTCGGACGCCCCAAAGCCCAGCGGTGCCCCCATGCTTGTGCCCACACAGAACTACGCCCTCATGCAGGTGGCCGGACGCGAGGGCACCTTCTCCTGGTGCCGCTGCCAGCCTCTGCCTCCGCTGTCGCCACCGCAACAGCCAATCAGCAAGAGCCTCAAGCTGCCCATCCCCCGCTACCAGCCAATGAGGAGCAAGGGCACGCCCGAGAAGGCGGGGAACAGCAAGACGTCGGGCAGCCCTGCCAAAGTCGCCATGACGCCGGCTCGGTCGGTGGCAGCAGCATCAGCCATCCAATCCAAAGCCTCAGAGGTGGCAAACACGCCCACCGAGCCAGCCAATGAGCCGCTGGTGTTTGCCGGAGAGGCGGGTCTTGTGGGAAAAGCTGGCCCGATCTTAGGATCGTTGGCGCCCAAGCCGACCGCTGTTGCTATGCCCACCCCAGAGTTGACCCCGCCCACCTGTCAAGTCAAGCCTGAGAAGGTGACTCAGCCAATCACGGTGCTCTCTCCCGCCCTCTTTGGGAAGGCTGTGCAGCTGGTCACACCCTCTCCCTCGGGGAAACTCCCCATCCTGCCTTACTCCCGTGTCAGGGACTCCCTATTGGCCAGTCCGCCTCCGGCCCCTCCCCCTCCGCCTCCTTCTCTAACCAATCAGAACACTCCTATGATCTCACAGACCACACCTCCCCAGTTAACCCCGCCCTCGGCCAAGAGGGAGGCTGCTG GCCGCCCCGAGAAGCCGTCGCCCTCCGCCAGCGCTGCCCCCGGGTCCAGGAAGTACCGCAGCATCCGGCCCAAACCGGCTCCAGGCGCGGCCCTGCCCCTCCAgctgtcctcctcctcgtcctcctcgtcctcctcgtccacctccccctctccccccctacAGACCCCCCTCAGCCTCCCGCTGCACCCCTGCCCCACCTGCGGACGCTGCTTCCAGCACAAGCACCACCTGACCGCTCACCTGACCACCAGCCACCTCCTGCTGGCCAATCGCGGCAAGGCGGCGGCAGCGTCGACGGCAGCACCGGCGGCGACAGAGGCGGGCCTGGAGCTGGAGCGTGGCCACGCGAGGCCCGTGCGGCGGGTCAGGTGCGGTCCGCTTGGGTCTACGCGTGTCCGGCCGCGGCCTCTGCTGCGCTGCCTGTTCTGCCAGAAGGCCTTCAGCTACGTGGGCGTGTTCTTCAGTCACCTGCGTGAGCTGCACCGCGTCATCCTGACCGTGGAGCCCTCCATCGCCCAGCACGAGGAACACACCCcggg CACGGAGCTCTGTGAGGAGGACATGGAGGACCCCGTGGAACTGCAGATCAAATGCGGCCGGTGCCAAGCAGTCACGCCCACCTTCTCCGACATGCAGCTCCACCTCCTCTACGTCCACGGCCAATCAGCAGGCCCCGGGCCCTCGGGGGGCGGTCCTACGGGCGGCGGCGGCAGCGACGGCCGGACCGTGGAGGAGGAGCTTGTGAAGCACGCCGCCCACTACTGGAGGCAGCTGAACGAGCGGCGAGCCCTGCGTAGGTGCGGGCGCTGCCAGGAGGTCTTCCTGTCCGCGTCCAGACTCAAGCGGCACGCGTGCGGCCGGCGCCCTGGGGGTGCGGCGTCGGCGGGGCTCAGGACTGGACGCGGTGTCCACTGCTTCCTGTGCAGCGTCGTGCTGGACAGCAAACAGGAAGTGCTTGAGCACTGGAGGGGCCGGCACTACTGTGAAAACCCCCCCCTCCTGTGGGACGCTCTGAACGAGGGCGTGGAGACTGATGGCAGGAGTGTCTCCTAG
- the LOC125309590 gene encoding uncharacterized protein LOC125309590, whose amino-acid sequence MASDEPPLGSARGTHFAELRLVLLGSRGAGKSSAGSTILGREAPEPDVMTTECVSMQGEVAGRRVVLVDTPGWLPLLPPIDTSALYKREITRSATLCPPGPHCLLLVIPLKEPFTRDHEIAVWEHLELFGERAWNHALVLSTHGDHLENTNTPTHELIKTGGKALQRLVEKCGSRYHVLNNMKTGDHTQVTELLEKVEQMVREDHGGHYELSLETINELELKRNTGEERRSKVQRRREDIRAQIVKPQKQLRILIMGYQHSGKSSTGNTILGRDAFRLHRTVTFAEEESADVAGREVIIVDTPGRWRIHPLRYTSEIFRQEIMLGPSQCPPGPHAVLLVLPVNTSFSENNRKALQQHLELLGENVWSHVLLLFTCGDWLDRTPVEQFIESEGDCLQWLVERCGNRYHVFNNRQRGEERQVVELLEKIEEMVQENCGSHFEVDKKRLSEVEEKRKTCMELAEKRRTRCLIFHLDMTGHTGSLDSGMHSLDRSFESIRPDLTLSTNTTPGIKGSADNTLTHCETRSAEVLCEVDKKSPDVKTCVEQIEKRMRGSSESLDTGINSLRGSFPYVRPDLQLVLLGYRRAGQTSSANTILGSEKFGYSTLMRCDTRSEEVLDRRVSVVCTPGWEKTERLYNRTLIQNRQIVDSMSLRSPGPDAILLVLRVSMSFCAETLKALAEHVELLGGSVWKHTLVLFTYGDRLGDASVEQHIESEGEALKRLVERCGNRYHILDNYNKGALQVTGLLKKIEKMVMANGSFVPSHQLGPHHSSFCPMPQFMKSEEGLREEKQLGEQMAPIEKSWSWRNLLSKTSRRGASVKQQSQMTHQRPHSAHSAVNTRR is encoded by the exons ATGGCTTCAGATGAACCGCCTTTGGGATCAG CTAGAGGAACTCACTTTGCTGAGCTGAGGCTGGTCCTCTTGGGTAGCCGCGGAGCCGGTAAGAGCTCTGCAGGAAGCACCATCCTGGGCCGAGAGGCTCCGGAGCCCGACGTGATGACCACTGAGTGCGTGAGCATGCAGGGGGAGGTGGCGGGGAGGCGGGTGGTCCTGGTGGACACGCCCGGATGGCTACCTCTGCTCCCCCCCATAGACACATCGGCACTCTACAAACGGGAGATTACGCGTAGCGCCACCCTGTGTCCACCGGGACCCCACTGCCTGCTGCTGGTCATACCGTTGAAAGAGCCATTCACACGCGATCACGAAATAGCAGTGTGGGAGCATCTCGAGCTCTTTGGAGAGCGAGCGTGGAACCACGCTCTGGTGCTGTCCACGCATGGTGATCATCTGGAGAACACAAACACCCCCACTCATGAGTTGATTAAAACTGGCGGGAAAGCTCTGCAGCGTTTGGTTGAGAAATGCGGGAGCAGGTATCACGTTCTCAACAATATGAAAACTGGCGATCACACGCAGGTGACAGAGCTGCTGGAGAAGGTTGAACAGATGGTGAGGGAAGACCATGGCGGCCATTATGAGCTGAGTTTGGAGACGATTAATGAATTGGAGCTGAAGAGaaacacaggagaggagagaaggagtaaggtgcagagaaggagggaggacaTCCGTGCACAAATTG TGAAACCCCAAAAACAGCTGAGGATTTTGATCATGGGGTATCAACATTCTGGGAAGTCCTCAACAGGAAACACAATTCTGGGACGTGATGCATTCAGATTACACAGAACTGTCACATTTGCAGAAGAAGAAAGTGCTGATGTAGCTGGGAGGGAGGTCATCATCGTCGACACACCAGGCCGTTGGAGGATCCACCCTTTAAGGTACACATCGGAAATCTTCAGGCAAGAGATCATGTTAGGCCCTTCCCAGTGCCCCCCAGGGCCTCACGCCGTGCTTTTGGTGCTGCCGGTCAACACCTCCTTCTCGGAGAACAAccggaaagccctgcagcagcaCCTGGAGCTACTAGGTGAGAACGTCTGGAGTCACGTCCTGCTGCTGTTCACCTGCGGAGACTGGCTGGACCGCACGCCCGTTGAGCAGTTCATCGAGAGTGAAGGAGATTGCCTGCAGTGGCTGGTTGAGCGATGTGGGAACAGGTATCACGTTTTTAACAACAGGCAGAGGGGTGAAGAGAGGCAGGTGGTGGAACTGCTGGAGAAGATTGAGGAGATGGTGCAAGAGAACTGTGGCAGCCATTTTGAGGTTGATAAGAAGAGACTAAGTGaagtagaggagaagaggaagaccTGTATGGAGCTAGCAGAAAAGAGACGAACGAGAT GTTTAATTTTTCACTTGGACATGACTGGTCACACAGGGTCACTTGATTCAGGAATGCACTCTCTAGACCGCAGCTTTGAGTCCATTAGACCAGATCTTACGTTGTCAACAAACACCACTCCGGGTATAAAAGGGTCTGCTGACAACACTCTCACGCACTGTGAGACGAGatcagcagaagtgttgtgtgagGTTGATAAGAAAAGTCCAGATGTGAAGACCTGTGTGGAGCAAAtagaaaagagaatgagag GGTCATCTGAGTCACTTGATACAGGAATTAACTCTCTGCGTGGCAGCTTTCCTTATGTGAGACCAGATCTTCAGCTTGTGCTGCTGGGATATAGAAGAGCTGGCCAGACGTCGTCAGCAAACACCATTTTGGGTTCGGAAAAGTTTGGGTACAGCACTCTCATGCGCTGTGATACGAGATCAGAAGAAGTGTTGGACCGTCGTGTCTCTGTGGTCTGCACACCTGGCTGGGAAAAGACGGAGAGATTATACAACAGAACTCTGATCCAGAACCGGCAGATAGTGGACAGCATGTCTCTGCGCTCGCCGGGCCCGGACGCCATCCTCCTGGTGCTGCGTGTGTCCATGTCGTTCTGTGCAGAGACTTTGAAGGCGCTGGCCGAACACGTGGAGCTGCTGGGTGGCAGCGTCTGGAAGCACACTCTGGTGCTCTTTACGTACGGCGACCGGCTCGGAGACGCCTCCGTGGAGCAGCACAtcgagagcgagggagaggctCTGAAACGGCTGGTGGAGAGATGCGGGAACAGATATCACATTCTGGACAATTACAACAAGGGAGCCttacaggtgacaggtctgctGAAGAAGATAGAGAAGATGGTCATGGCAAATGGCTCCTTTGTCCCCTCTCACCAGCTCGGCCCTCACCACTCTTCCTTCTGTCCAATGCCCCAATTTATGAAATCTGAGGAAGGGTtgagagaggaaaaacagcTGGGGGAGCAAATGGCACCCATTGAAAAAAGCTGGAGTTGGAGGAATCTGTTGAGTAAAACATCACGCCGTG GAGCGTCAGTGAAACAACAGAGTCAGATGACACATCAGCGACCTCACAGCGCTCATTCAGCTGTCAATACAAGAAGATGA